The nucleotide sequence CCTCGTCCTCGTCGGGCGAGGGCTCCACGAGCTCCTTGGTGGCAGAGCTCTCCAAGTTCCAGCGCCTCTCGAGGTACTCGCAGGCGGTGCCCACCGCGGCTCCGATGACGGTGGCAAGCACCACGCCAAGGTTGTAGGGCAGACCATGGCCGAGCAGGACTGTCAGACCGGCGCTCACGACGGCCGCGCCCACGCGCCAGTTGGTCAGTGAACCGGCCAGCATGGCCACGAACATGGCAGTCATCGGGAAGTCCAGACCGAGATTCGCCAGGTCCGGTACGGCACTGCCCAGCGCCATGCCCAACAGGGTGCACAGCATCCAGGTGACATACATGATCCCGGACGCACCGAGGAAGAACAGGTGCTTGCGATCCCCGAGCTCGCCCTTCTTAAGTCGCTCGACGGCGACGAAGAAGACGGCGTCGATCAGACCGAAGCCGAGCAGCACCCGCCAGCGCTGCGGGACCTCCCGCACGTGCGGGACCAGAATGGTCGAGTAGATCAGCATTCTGAGCCCGAGGATCAGGGTTGTCAGCAGGATGGCCAGCGCGCCGGAGTGGCCCGCGATCATGGCGAATCCGATGAACTGGGCGGTGCCCGAGTTGACGGCCATCGCCAGCCCCAGCGTGGCCCAGCCGGACAGCCCGTTGGCGGGCCCCAGGATGCCTCCGGCCAGGCCCATGGGGATGGCCGACGCGAGAAACGGCAGCATGCTCATCGCCCCGGCGCGCAAGGGGGATTCGGGGCCGGGGCGCACCGCTTCTCGCCGGGCCTGTGGATTACTCATGTGACATCGCACCTCGTTCGTGCCTTGGGTGAAAGCCGACGGGAAGCCGCCGACGGGAGCCGGCGGCAAGCCGCCAAGGAAGCCGGCGGGCCGGGCGCGTGGCGCCCGGGCCCGCCGGGCGGTTCATCCGCGTCCGCAGGCCGCCTGCCAGCGGTCCAGGACCAGGTCGGCGACGGCGGGAGCCGCGGTACGGCAGAAGTAATGGCCGCCAACACCGAGTTCGACCAGCTGAGGCTGATCGGCGAAGAGTGACCAGGCGGTGTAGCGCTCGGCGTGCCTGGGGGTGAGCGGGTCGTCCATGGCGAACACGGTGGTCAGCGGCGCGGATAGCCGTGCCTTCGGGCCGTCTTCATCGGCCGCGAGCAGGTAGCCGTTAGCGGAGCCAGCGTCGTGGCGGAACACGCGGGCCACGAACGCGGCGTGCTCGGGCCGCAGACTCTCGAAACCGGCGAAACCGGTCTCCTCGACGAGCCAGCGCACGATGTCCTCGTCGGCCATCGCCGCCGCCTGCTCGATCCCCCGCCGCGTGGTCGCCGCATCGTGCAGAAGCTTGCCGCCGACAAAGACTTCCGTCGGGGTGCTGCCCTCGGCTTCCAGCAGCCGCGCCGTCTCCACCGCGAGAGCGGATCCAACGCAGTGGCCCCAGAGCATCACGGGCCGGTCACCCGCCTTGCTGCGGATCTCCTCGACCACGCGCCGGGCAGTGTCCTCCAGCGACGAGAACGCTTCGTCCGGACGGGTAGCGTCGTGTCCGGGCAGCTCTACGCCGTACACGGCCACCGCGCCACCGGCGGCGTCCAGAGCCTGTGCCAGCGGCTCGAAGTTGATCGCGTTGCCACCCGCGTACGGGAAGCAGACCAGCGTGCATTCGGCATCGCTGGCCTCGGCGGACAGCGACAACAGCAGTTCCTGCGTGCCCTGTTCCGGCTCGTCCGCCGCCGCGAGATTGGCGCGGGCGGCCTCGCCGAGGGCCGACAGAGTGGAGTTACGCATCAGGTCGGTGAGAGAGACCAGTCCATCAAGTTCCATGACCACCCGCATCGCGGCGAGCGAGGCGCCACCGAGCAGGAAGAAGTTGTCATCGAGGGAGATCTCCTCCAGCGGCGTGTCCAGCACCGTGGCCCACACCCGCGCGATGCGCCGGTCGACTTCGTCGCAGGGCCGCCGGTCAGCCGGCCGCTCCAGCGCCAGGGCGCTCCCGGCCGCCTCGTCCAGGCCGGCACGGAAGGTGTACCGCTCTCGCTCCTCACCCAGCAGATGCAGACCGTCACGGTCCCGGCGCCCGTACCATCCCGTCTCAACCGACTCGTCCCGGCCGTCGGCGACCAGCACGACCCGGCCGGTGGTGGCGAAGGGCACCACGAGACCGTGCTCGTCGACCACGCGGGCCCGGGCAGCGAAGCTGCGCTGTGGGAGAAGGGTCGCCAGCTCTGCGGGAAGGACGTCGGCCCGCTCTGCCCGCTCCAGTTCGGCCAGCTCGTCCCCGGCCAGCAGGTTCGCCAGGTGGTGCGAGGCGCTCGGGCTGGCTGTCATCTGCTCGAACGCAGCGGCGTAGTAAGAACCCATCCGGGCGATCTGCCACGGCTCGAAGAGATGAGCGTGGTAGTGCAGGCTCAGGCGGACCTCGTCGGTGACGAAGTGCCGGGAGAACTCGGCCCGCAGCACGAACTCCGTCTCGGAGTTGGCCCGCACGTCAAGCAGGGAGAAGCCTTCCTGCGCTTCCAGCTGCTTGAGCAGGTAGAAGTGCGTGAAGTTGAAGGCGGTCTCGAAGAGCTCCTTCTGCGTGCCGATGTCCCTCTTCATCTGAGCCATGGGATACCGGCGAGCGGGCAGCAGGTCGGTCTCGGAGCGGTAGACCTGCCGGATCAGCTCCTCCCAGGTGCCTGCGGCGGCGTCCACCCGGAAGGGAACAGTGTTGAGGAAAAGCCCGATGGCACGGGTGGCGTCCTCCGCCTCGGGACGGCCACTGTGCTCGTAACCGACCATCACGTCGGGTTCGCCCGAGACGAGTGCGAGCACCTTTGCGTGCGCGGCCATCAGCACGTTCTTCACCGGCACGGACAGCTGATTGGCGAGCGCCACTATGCGGTCGGAGAGACCTCGGGCGAACTCGACCTCGTGGAACATCACGGGGAAGACGTCCGCCTCGGCCTCATGCCGGGTCCGCGGCAGCGCCGTGAAGGTACTGTCCTCCAGCAAGTCCGCCCAAAAAGCGCGATGCTCGTCGTCGGCAAGCGAGCCGCGCTCCAGTGCCACGTAGGTGCGCGCGTGGTTGACCACGGTGGCGTCCGGCAGTTCCCGGCCATCGCGCAGCCGGTGGAACAGGTCGAACAGCGTGGTGTGCACCAGGGTGATGCTCCAGCCGTCGAGCGCGGAGTTGTGCTGGCTCAGGCTGTAGCGGAACAGGTCGTCCGAGAGCACATGCACGTGCAGCCGGACCAGACCCGGCTCAGTCCAGACGAACTGGTACGCCTTCTCCCTTGCGGCCCAATCGCGGTACCACTCCTCCTGTTCGGTCTCGCTCATCCCACGCAG is from Streptomyces seoulensis and encodes:
- a CDS encoding AzlC family ABC transporter permease, which codes for MSNPQARREAVRPGPESPLRAGAMSMLPFLASAIPMGLAGGILGPANGLSGWATLGLAMAVNSGTAQFIGFAMIAGHSGALAILLTTLILGLRMLIYSTILVPHVREVPQRWRVLLGFGLIDAVFFVAVERLKKGELGDRKHLFFLGASGIMYVTWMLCTLLGMALGSAVPDLANLGLDFPMTAMFVAMLAGSLTNWRVGAAVVSAGLTVLLGHGLPYNLGVVLATVIGAAVGTACEYLERRWNLESSATKELVEPSPDEDEAEQVGGSLSGDKAASTTKTNEESLA